A region from the Corticium candelabrum chromosome 14, ooCorCand1.1, whole genome shotgun sequence genome encodes:
- the LOC134190122 gene encoding G2/M phase-specific E3 ubiquitin-protein ligase-like yields the protein MQRVNPSLDSRSSRKHYCLFCNSNVDDEFNLGVFFVSKYRRRWTAAHHHCLLFAAGLKQAGKDSDGFAGFLLPDVMDEYRRCRRLRCAYCKKNGAASGCVMRSCRQVFHYTCGMTGGSLFQFYGSFH from the exons ATGCAACGTGTGAACCCCA GCCTTGATTCACGATCTTCGAGGAAGCACTACTGCTTGTTCTGCAACAGCAACGTTGACGATGAATTTAATCTCGgtgttttttttgtttctaAATATCGACGCAGGTGGACTGCAGCGCATCATCATTGTCTG TTATTTGCTGCCGGGTTGAAGCAGGCTGGTAAAGACAGTGATGGATTTGCAGGATTTTTGTTACCTGACGTAATGGATGAATATAGGAGATGCCGTCGACTT AGATGTGCCTATTGCAAGAAAAATGGAGCTGCCTCTGGATGTGTGATGAGGTCATGCCGTCAGGTTTTTCATTACACTTGTGGGATGACAGGAGGCTCTCTGTTCCAGTTCTATGGTTCTTTTCA ctag